The genomic DNA CCTCCGTTATTGGGTGGAGCAACGGCGCGCTTGTTTTCGGTTTCGATGCGCTGCGGGCAATGGACGAGGACGAGGCTCCTCTCATTCGGTCAATTAAGCGCTTACTCTCAGATTCCTCGATGACCCCTCGGTCAACCTTCCGCTTGGCGCAGCGGGATATTTCCATCATGGATGCGCTCGTCGGTTTCCTTGGATATGTTGCGTTCAAGGTTCGCACGGATTCCTCCCTTGCGCAGATTCCTCAGTCCGAACCGCTCGAAGCTGCCATCGGTATTCCCGCACACGCCTCCTCTGCGCAGCGATTCCTCACTCTTGAAACGTTCAGAGCTGCCGGCTGGTCCGTGATCTCGATGGTGAGCGAACCTTCAGCGGCAGGATTCGAATATACGCATCGCCATCGCGGAACTCTCAACTCGAAGCGAACGTCGATCCTCGTTTATGACCTTGGCGGGGGCACCTTCGACGCCTCAACCGTTACCGCGGTTGACACCGATCACCAGGTGCTCGCAAGCCGTGGCCACACCATGCTCGGTGGTGACGACTTCGACCTCGTCCTCGCACAGTGTTTTGCCAAAGCTGGCGACATCCCACTGAATTCTTTTGCCGAATCGGAATGGCAGGATCTTGTCGAACAGTCACGCACCGTCAAGGAAAGCCTGACCGCGCATACTCGCGTTGTTTCCGCTGTCGTTCATGATCGCCCGGTGTCACTCCCCGTCTCCACTTTTTATGAGGCTGCAACGCCACTCGTTGAGAAAACTCTCCAGGTCCTCTCCCCTCTCCTTCAGCGCAACGAGGACGGAGCGCTGGCTCTTCCACCAGAGTGCGCCGGAATCTATGTCACCGGCGGCGCATCGTCACTGCCTCTCGTCTCCCGAATACTGCGGGAGCGCTTTGGCCGACGAGTTCATCGTTCACCGCATGCAGCGGCATCAACCGCAATTGGTCTGGCCATTGCCGCCGATCCAGACGCCGGATTCACATTGCACGACCGGTTGGCCCGACACGTCGGAGTTTTTCGCGAGGCCGAATCAGGTTCCCTGGTGTCTTTCGACACCCTCCTCTCCCCCGACCTGCAGATTGAGTCCAACAAGGAAACAACGATCACTCGCCAGTACCGGGCCGCACACAACATCGGTTTCTATCGCTTCGTTGAGTTCACGCAGACAGATCACGTCGGAACACCTCTGGGTGATGTGACACCGCTTGGCGAAATTCTTTTCCCTTTTGCCCCCGCACTTCAGGAACCGGACATCTCCCTGGCAAACATGCATATCGCACGCACCGGAAACGGTCCACTGATCGAAGAGCGCTACCACGTTGATCGCCACGGTATTGTCACTGTGGAGATCTATGATCTCGACACAGGCTATTCGCTGACTTCCGCACTCACATCGGGTACATAAGCACCGCAACATCACAAATGTCCTCAGCTAGGACTAAGGTCTGACGCAACGTGGGTCACTCTATGCATTGCCTCTCTATGTGAACGTTCAACTAAAGATGATTACTTTTTAAGTATTTTCATATCCAGTATGCGCTTTCACCTGGTCGATTATCGTGATCCAAGGTCTCAAAGATGAGACCTGCGAACGAACGATGAGGTTCGTTCTCCTTCCTCGACACGAAAGAACGTCACATGAAACACATGCGCGCGCTCGGAGTGCTCGGTGGCCTCTCGCTTGTGTTTACTGGACTACTCAGTCCAGTCAGCCATGCCGCGACACCAACCGACAACGACGGGCCAATTCAGGGTGTTTCCGCCGTAGTTCCCTACTCCACCGATACTCGGATAGCGAACTGGCAGAAACTTCAATTCGGACTTTTCATGCACTGGGGTGTCTACTCCACATTTGCCGGTAGTTACAAAGGGGCCACCCAAACCATCGGCTATCCAGAGCAAATTAAAGCGTGGATGAAGATCCCGCGGGAGGAGTATCTTGCTGAAGCTGCCAAGATGAAGGCAGACAAGTGGGATGCTGCCCAGGTGTGCAAGACCGCGAAAGATGCCGGCATGAAATACGTCATGCTGACAACGAAGCATCATGACGGCTTTGCCATGTGGGATACCAAGACCACCGACTACAACGTTGTCAAACAAACCGCATTCGGTAAAGATCCCATTCGTCAGCTTTCAGATGAGTGTTCCAAAATTGACATGAAGCTCGCTTTCTACTTTTCCATCATTGACTGGGAAAAGCATGAAGCTGAACCATACGGAAATGTCAATCCGATTACTGATGACCATTTGCAATACAATCTTCAGCAAATTGAAGAACTCATGACAAACTATGGGCCCATCTCAGAGTTCTGGTTCGACATGGGCGGGCCGACCGCCGCACAATCAGAAAAGATGGCTCAAAAGGTCCGTGAACTTCAACCCAACACAACGGTTGTCAATTCGCGTGTGTGGAACGATAAGGGAGACTTCGAGGTTGGCGGAGACAATTCTGTTCCCCCTGATTTCAGAATGGGTCCCTGGGAATCGATTCTCTCGATTTTCCCTTCCTGCTGGAGCTACTGCAACACGTATAAGGCAAACCGTGATGAATCTCGTGTGATTCCAGTATCACGTTCAGCAATCAAGGGTCTCATCACGGTGATCTCGGGAGGCGGCCAGTACGCCTACAATATCGGCCCCAGAGGAGACGGTTCATTTGACCCCTTCGATCAAAAGGTGCTCGATAACTTTGCTACATGGCGTAACCGGCACCCGCAAGCTATTGAAGGTGCCCATGCCACATGGTTCGATATTCCCTCATGGGGACGTGTGACGGCCAATGGTCATTCGCTCTATCTTTTCCCCAGCTCATGGTCCAATGGCGGAGAATTGGCTCTTCCGGGTCTGGCGAATTCCGTGAAAAAGGTGACGATCGATGGAACGTCTACCGAACTGTCGTACACACACGAAAACAACACGCTGAAAGTACGGATGACGGGAGAATCTCCTGATGAGCTCTACCCGGTGATCAAAGTTGAACTTGATGGCGAACCGATGATGATTCCTCCTCAAACAGCTAAAATCACCGAAGGGGAATCCCGAATCAGCAGGGCAAATATCGTCGGAAGAAACTCAGCTAAGGGTGGAAGCCGCAGCGTTATTGACACCTATCTCCTCAACACCACAGGAAAGCTCCTCAAACGCGTTGAATTGACATTCGACATGACGGGGAATCAGGGGTTGAGCGCAGCGAATCAATATCTCTTAACGTTTGGCGATCACAGTCGCGTGGTCACCGGAGCTGAACTTGCTGCCGGAAAACTCGGCGAGATTTTCACGCTCAAACCACACGAAGTGACACGGCTGCGACTGGAGAACTACAAGCCCACATATTATGCAAATCGGCTTCCGATATATCCATCGTCAATCACCGTTACTGCCGCCGCTGAAGAACCTGTTGCGACCGCGCCGACTTTCTTAGTACATCCTGAGAATCAACAGGTACGCGTTGGGCAAACAGCAGCATTCTCGGCTCAGGCAACGGGATGGCCAACACCGACGTATCAGTGGTATGAGATCACGCCGGAGGGTCAGATTCTCCCAATTGAAGGTGCCACGTCAGCAACTTACTCGTTAGATCCACTCATTGAGGATGACGGCGCACAGTTTAGGGTTGTTGCAAAGAACTCGGCGGGCGAAGCAACGTCTCATACTGCAACGCTCACGGTGCTCCCTGAGAAGCAGAACCTCGCACTCAAAAAACCAACACGTCAAAGTTCGACCGCTTGGAGCGGTATTTCCAGTCGGGCGAATGATGGAGATACCGACGGCGTATGGGATAACGGATCGGTGTCTCATACCAGCGAATCAGATGAGAATCCTTGGTGGGAAACCGACCTTGGAGACACCTATCGGGTGAGCACGGTCGATGTGTGGAATCGTGCCGCTGAGATGACGTGCAAGTCCGCCACCGTGCCGTGCTCTGATCGCTTGAAGAACTTCTATGTGATTGCTTCGAAGTCCCCCGTGGCCAGTTTGGTAACGTCACTCGAGGAGATGATCAACGCCGAAGACGCCAAGGCGATCAAAGTTGAAGGCGTGGCGAAGTATCCCTCGTCCGTTGACTTCGGAGATTTCCCGGCACGGTACATTACCGTTGTTCTTCCAGGGAAAGGAACCCCTCTCTCCCTCGCCGAGGTCGAGGTCTTTGGTAAACCGGACGTCGATGCACCCACCTTTGATCCTCTTGAGGCAAGCGGTAATCCCGCGGAGCATTTCACATCGAATGGAGACGGCAACAGCCGAACGATTACCGCACCCGTAGGAACCACAGTCACCTTGAAACTTCCCGCTCAAGGAAAGCCAACGCCGACTGTCACCTGGCAGAAGCTCACTGCTTCGGCAGATGAGTGGGAAGACATTGCAGGCGTTGACGGATCGCAATACGCGTTCACGCTGAGCGCACAGGACGATGGTGTGAAAGTTCGCGCTCGCGCAGTAAACACTGCCGGCACCGTCTATTCGCAGCTCATCGAACTCAAGACCCTTGTTCCGCCAGAGGTTTCCGCGGTGACTCTCACAGATTCCGAGGGAACCGGGCTCAAGATCGACGAGGCCGATGGATGGCAGTCAGCAACTGTCGCACCGGACTCGAAGATCACTGCATCGGTCACGGCGACTGGTAAGCCAGAACCAACGGTGAAATGGCAGCGTGGCACCCTGCCAGCTGGAGCCGGTGCGGACCAGATCGCGTG from Schaalia sp. ZJ405 includes the following:
- a CDS encoding alpha-L-fucosidase, translated to MKHMRALGVLGGLSLVFTGLLSPVSHAATPTDNDGPIQGVSAVVPYSTDTRIANWQKLQFGLFMHWGVYSTFAGSYKGATQTIGYPEQIKAWMKIPREEYLAEAAKMKADKWDAAQVCKTAKDAGMKYVMLTTKHHDGFAMWDTKTTDYNVVKQTAFGKDPIRQLSDECSKIDMKLAFYFSIIDWEKHEAEPYGNVNPITDDHLQYNLQQIEELMTNYGPISEFWFDMGGPTAAQSEKMAQKVRELQPNTTVVNSRVWNDKGDFEVGGDNSVPPDFRMGPWESILSIFPSCWSYCNTYKANRDESRVIPVSRSAIKGLITVISGGGQYAYNIGPRGDGSFDPFDQKVLDNFATWRNRHPQAIEGAHATWFDIPSWGRVTANGHSLYLFPSSWSNGGELALPGLANSVKKVTIDGTSTELSYTHENNTLKVRMTGESPDELYPVIKVELDGEPMMIPPQTAKITEGESRISRANIVGRNSAKGGSRSVIDTYLLNTTGKLLKRVELTFDMTGNQGLSAANQYLLTFGDHSRVVTGAELAAGKLGEIFTLKPHEVTRLRLENYKPTYYANRLPIYPSSITVTAAAEEPVATAPTFLVHPENQQVRVGQTAAFSAQATGWPTPTYQWYEITPEGQILPIEGATSATYSLDPLIEDDGAQFRVVAKNSAGEATSHTATLTVLPEKQNLALKKPTRQSSTAWSGISSRANDGDTDGVWDNGSVSHTSESDENPWWETDLGDTYRVSTVDVWNRAAEMTCKSATVPCSDRLKNFYVIASKSPVASLVTSLEEMINAEDAKAIKVEGVAKYPSSVDFGDFPARYITVVLPGKGTPLSLAEVEVFGKPDVDAPTFDPLEASGNPAEHFTSNGDGNSRTITAPVGTTVTLKLPAQGKPTPTVTWQKLTASADEWEDIAGVDGSQYAFTLSAQDDGVKVRARAVNTAGTVYSQLIELKTLVPPEVSAVTLTDSEGTGLKIDEADGWQSATVAPDSKITASVTATGKPEPTVKWQRGTLPAGAGADQIAWTDIPQAQGLKLPLTIDAAMDGTFIRAVVTNDLSSVASTPLRFVKASQPDPDQPDEPGTPEDPDTPGTPEDPDTPGTPEDPDTPGTPEDPDTPGTPEDPDTPGTPEEPDTPGTPEDPDTPGTPEEPEAPSTPSATLEGVTGGVVSQGQSLVFAVKGFAPSEKLTFAVHSQPMTIGTVRADKTGAAKLSWTVPADFEVGAHEVIVTGENGKQARAAFTVVAKDTIPGGTSGKMKPNSGKHHSGKMMGQRPLATTGAGLETTGMLTLLTVMGAATTILGRRRWEKNRN
- a CDS encoding Hsp70 family protein; translation: MRLGVDFGTTTTTVAVADRGNYPAVSFIDHNGDAQDDIPSVIGWSNGALVFGFDALRAMDEDEAPLIRSIKRLLSDSSMTPRSTFRLAQRDISIMDALVGFLGYVAFKVRTDSSLAQIPQSEPLEAAIGIPAHASSAQRFLTLETFRAAGWSVISMVSEPSAAGFEYTHRHRGTLNSKRTSILVYDLGGGTFDASTVTAVDTDHQVLASRGHTMLGGDDFDLVLAQCFAKAGDIPLNSFAESEWQDLVEQSRTVKESLTAHTRVVSAVVHDRPVSLPVSTFYEAATPLVEKTLQVLSPLLQRNEDGALALPPECAGIYVTGGASSLPLVSRILRERFGRRVHRSPHAAASTAIGLAIAADPDAGFTLHDRLARHVGVFREAESGSLVSFDTLLSPDLQIESNKETTITRQYRAAHNIGFYRFVEFTQTDHVGTPLGDVTPLGEILFPFAPALQEPDISLANMHIARTGNGPLIEERYHVDRHGIVTVEIYDLDTGYSLTSALTSGT